From the Zonotrichia albicollis isolate bZonAlb1 chromosome Z, bZonAlb1.hap1, whole genome shotgun sequence genome, one window contains:
- the LOC102061452 gene encoding interferon beta, translating into MNAFGLIQIGLILSSTTIISSPQCNHLPLQQRKVIENSLRLLDKMGKEFPQQCLREKMSFRFPTQVLQPRQKETVGVAIEEILQHIFYIFSKNLTLAAWDRTVLDQFQNALYLQIEQLEACVIEKHTQHCWSKDVSRLKLKKYFRKIDCFLKDKQHDLCSWEISRAEMRRCLQLIDKVTRKLKN; encoded by the coding sequence ATGAATGCTTTTGGCTTGATCCAGATTGGCCTCATACTGTCCAGCACCACCATCATCTCCAGCCCTCAGTGCAACCACCTCCCTCTGCAGCAAAGAAAAGTGATCGAGAACAGCCTGCGACTCTTGGATAAAATGGGAAAAGAGTTTCCCCAACAATGTCTAAGAGAGAAAATGTCCTTCAGATTTCCTACGCAGgttctgcagcccaggcagaaagAGACTGTTGGAGTTGCCATTGAAGAGATCCTCCAACATATCTTCTACATCTTCAGCAAAAATCTGACCCTAGCTGCTTGGGATCGAACAGTACTGGATCAGTTCcaaaacgcactttatctgcaAATTGAGCAATTGGAGGCATGTGTAATCGAAAAGCACACCCAACACTGCTGGAGTAAAGATGTCAGCAGGCTGAAATTGAAAAAGTACTTCCGAAAAATAGACTGCTTTCTTAAAGATAAACAACACGACCTGTGCTCTTGGGAGATCAGCCGTGCAGAAATGAGGAGATGTCTCCAACTGATTGATAAGGTGACAAGGAAGCTTAAAAACTAA